A single genomic interval of Thermodesulfobacteriota bacterium harbors:
- a CDS encoding YceI family protein — protein MAKWNLDPDHTAATFEVRHMMVTWVSGRFDRVSGTLLFDPRDVAASSVEVEIDAASISTGIDRRDADLRSDNYLDVARYPKITFRSTGAEVAGLDHCLVRGDLTIHGVTQPVLLDVRYGGPAHFQDDDRRYTTYGFRATTQINREDFGIRTNLETEEGFMVGKHLFLTINSEADLLED, from the coding sequence ATGGCGAAGTGGAACCTCGACCCGGACCACACCGCGGCCACCTTCGAGGTCCGCCACATGATGGTCACCTGGGTGTCCGGCCGCTTCGACCGGGTCTCCGGCACGCTCCTTTTCGACCCGCGGGACGTGGCGGCGTCCTCGGTGGAGGTGGAGATCGACGCGGCGTCCATCTCCACCGGCATCGACCGACGCGACGCGGACCTCCGGAGCGACAACTACCTGGACGTGGCCCGGTACCCGAAGATCACCTTCCGCAGCACCGGGGCCGAGGTCGCCGGCCTGGACCACTGCCTGGTGCGCGGCGACCTCACCATCCACGGCGTCACCCAGCCGGTACTGCTGGACGTTCGCTACGGCGGCCCCGCACACTTCCAGGACGACGATCGCCGGTACACCACCTATGGGTTTCGGGCCACGACGCAGATCAACCGCGAGGACTTCGGCATCCGGACCAACCTGGAGACCGAGGAGGGCTTCATGGTGGGCAAGCACCTCTTCCTCACCATCAACTCGGAGGCGGACCTGCTGGAGGACTGA
- a CDS encoding NADH-quinone oxidoreductase subunit N, with product MAFAHEIYLALAALVLFGLTLAEPRRGTARRAALALSALAVVAAAFFFDARGELFSGTYRVDGFSQSLKFMVALGFFAAVALGEGLRGVQAEHEPEYYFFLSLSVLGLTLLVSSVELLTLYIALELSSYALYILVPLRRSEHTTHVEAGIKYVLFGALASGVSLFGMSYVFGLAQTTHLDELLLVFPELARSPLGIMALTMMLGGFFFKLALFPFHFWTPDIYQGAANETAGVIATLPKIGAVAVLIRLTGLGGDETGGFFAVLVLLAVFSMTYGNLAALVQTDLKRLLGFSSISHAGFMMTGILTGTIAGYSGAMFYVGGYLLMNLALFYVIYSLAPAGENVTLDHLRGLHKRAPLLAFTLAVGAFGLAGIPPTAGFMGKFYVLAAALEKGYLALVIIAALNTAIGVFYYLKMVKAAFSPPEEGEAAPPEARVPLTWLGRGLGYAFCLSILLLGTLPGSVLGLFRQALAWAG from the coding sequence ATGGCCTTCGCACACGAGATCTACCTGGCGCTGGCGGCCCTGGTGCTCTTCGGCCTCACCCTGGCCGAGCCCCGGCGCGGCACGGCCCGGCGCGCGGCCCTGGCCCTCTCGGCCCTGGCGGTGGTCGCCGCCGCCTTCTTCTTCGACGCCCGGGGCGAGCTCTTTTCCGGCACCTACCGGGTGGACGGCTTCAGCCAGTCCCTGAAGTTCATGGTGGCCCTGGGGTTCTTCGCAGCGGTGGCCCTGGGGGAAGGGTTGCGGGGGGTGCAGGCCGAGCACGAGCCGGAGTATTACTTCTTCCTCTCGCTTAGCGTGCTCGGCCTCACCCTGCTGGTGAGCAGCGTGGAGCTCCTGACCCTCTACATCGCCCTCGAGCTCTCCTCCTACGCCCTGTACATCCTCGTGCCGCTTCGCCGCTCGGAGCACACGACCCACGTGGAGGCCGGCATCAAGTACGTCCTCTTCGGGGCGCTCGCGTCGGGGGTGAGCCTGTTTGGGATGAGCTACGTCTTCGGCCTGGCCCAGACCACCCACCTGGACGAGCTCCTGCTGGTCTTCCCCGAGCTGGCGCGCTCCCCGCTCGGGATCATGGCCCTCACCATGATGCTCGGGGGCTTCTTCTTCAAGCTCGCCCTCTTCCCCTTCCACTTCTGGACCCCCGACATCTACCAGGGCGCGGCCAACGAGACCGCGGGCGTCATCGCCACCCTGCCCAAGATCGGCGCGGTGGCGGTGCTGATCCGCCTCACCGGGCTCGGAGGGGACGAGACCGGTGGCTTCTTCGCGGTCCTGGTGCTGCTCGCCGTCTTCTCCATGACCTACGGCAACCTGGCGGCCCTGGTGCAGACCGATCTCAAGCGCCTGCTGGGCTTCTCCTCCATCTCCCACGCCGGCTTCATGATGACCGGCATCCTCACCGGGACCATCGCGGGGTACTCGGGCGCCATGTTCTACGTGGGGGGCTACCTCCTCATGAACCTCGCCCTCTTCTACGTGATCTACTCGCTGGCCCCGGCGGGAGAGAACGTGACCCTGGACCACCTGAGGGGGCTCCACAAGCGGGCGCCGCTCCTTGCCTTCACCCTGGCCGTGGGCGCCTTCGGCCTGGCGGGCATCCCCCCCACCGCCGGCTTCATGGGCAAGTTCTACGTGCTCGCCGCCGCCCTGGAAAAGGGCTACCTCGCGCTGGTCATCATCGCGGCCCTCAACACCGCCATCGGCGTCTTCTACTACCTGAAGATGGTGAAGGCGGCCTTCAGCCCCCCGGAAGAAGGAGAGGCCGCTCCCCCCGAGGCCCGCGTGCCCCTTACCTGGCTCGGCCGGGGCCTGGGCTACGCCTTCTGCCTCTCCATCCTCCTCCTGGGCACGCTGCCCGGCTCCGTCCTGGGCCTCTTCCGCCAGGCCCTGGCCTGGGCGGGATAG
- a CDS encoding BrnT family toxin, with the protein MSSRRSIGRLDGHALGEVPRFGQEGRTLFRYCSTLDRGMVPRYAVRSCLDSLAWTCRAFLHHVFARGIERREIFRDDRDPRINQEKHGVAFEEAATVFRDPRALNMFDPDHSESEDRWITLGISGSGRLLVVCHTFREEPGESVTIRIYSARRPTSKETRSYEEG; encoded by the coding sequence ATGTCAAGTCGGCGATCCATCGGCAGACTCGATGGGCATGCTCTGGGAGAAGTGCCCCGGTTTGGCCAGGAGGGGAGGACGCTGTTTCGTTATTGCAGTACGCTTGACCGGGGGATGGTTCCGAGGTATGCGGTCCGGTCATGCCTCGACAGCCTCGCCTGGACGTGCCGGGCCTTTTTGCACCATGTGTTTGCCCGCGGGATCGAGCGCAGGGAGATCTTCCGGGACGATCGAGACCCACGAATCAACCAGGAGAAGCATGGGGTCGCGTTCGAGGAGGCGGCTACCGTCTTCCGAGATCCAAGGGCATTGAACATGTTCGATCCAGACCACAGCGAATCAGAAGACCGATGGATCACCCTCGGGATCTCCGGCTCTGGCCGGCTGCTGGTGGTCTGCCACACGTTCAGAGAGGAACCCGGCGAGTCCGTGACGATTCGCATCTACTCGGCGCGTCGGCCGACCTCCAAGGAGACTCGAAGCTATGAAGAGGGCTGA
- a CDS encoding class I SAM-dependent methyltransferase, producing the protein MDIPRIFDITESAHRIHNPITPEKLATLGAALRLEAGARVLDLGSGSGEMLCTWARDHGVVGTGIDMSKLFTEQARRRAEELGVAHRVKFIHGDAAGYVSDEKAGVAACVGATWIAGGVVGTIALLARSLRAGGIILIGEPYWRQLPPTEDVAKGCLAHAISDFLLLPELLASFGRLGYDVVEMVLADQDGWDRYEAAKWLTMRRWLEANPDDDLARDVRAKLTSEPERYTAYTREYLGWGVFALMPR; encoded by the coding sequence ATGGACATCCCACGAATATTCGACATCACTGAAAGTGCTCACCGCATCCACAACCCGATCACACCCGAAAAGCTCGCCACTCTCGGCGCGGCGCTGCGTCTGGAAGCGGGGGCCCGGGTGCTCGACCTGGGCAGCGGTTCGGGGGAGATGCTGTGCACCTGGGCCCGCGATCACGGCGTCGTCGGCACCGGGATCGACATGAGCAAACTGTTCACCGAGCAAGCGAGACGACGTGCTGAAGAACTCGGCGTCGCCCATCGAGTCAAGTTCATCCATGGCGATGCTGCGGGCTACGTGTCTGACGAGAAGGCCGGTGTGGCAGCCTGTGTCGGTGCCACCTGGATCGCCGGGGGAGTCGTCGGCACGATCGCGCTTCTGGCGCGGAGCCTGCGCGCCGGGGGGATCATCCTCATCGGCGAGCCCTACTGGCGGCAGTTGCCACCGACGGAAGATGTCGCCAAGGGGTGTCTTGCCCACGCAATCTCCGACTTTCTCCTGCTTCCGGAGCTTCTCGCGTCTTTCGGCCGCCTCGGCTACGACGTCGTCGAAATGGTTCTGGCTGACCAAGACGGCTGGGACCGGTACGAGGCGGCCAAATGGCTGACCATGCGCCGATGGCTTGAAGCCAATCCCGACGACGACCTCGCGAGAGATGTTCGAGCCAAGCTGACCTCGGAACCCGAGCGCTACACCGCCTACACGCGTGAGTACCTGGGCTGGGGTGTGTTTGCGCTGATGCCGCGGTGA
- a CDS encoding putative glycolipid-binding domain-containing protein yields MAKARCRTICWTPIWNKNREGVGLEHLLLSERSGDSIVLAFDEEHKPFRLTYRLAWDDSWRLRDAELVVATERCSRSLSLRTDGLGHWEHRDGRAVAELGGCVDIDIWPTPFTNTFPIRREPMAVGERRQFRMAWIFAPELTVQPQAQAYTRLADRLYLFENLDGTAFSAELPVDEDGIVLDYPGLFRRVKGAFG; encoded by the coding sequence ATGGCGAAGGCGCGTTGCCGCACGATCTGCTGGACGCCCATCTGGAACAAGAACCGAGAAGGCGTAGGACTGGAGCATCTGCTCTTGTCAGAGCGCTCCGGGGACAGCATCGTTCTCGCGTTCGACGAAGAGCACAAGCCCTTCCGGCTCACGTATCGGCTCGCCTGGGACGACTCGTGGCGGCTGCGCGATGCCGAGCTCGTGGTCGCGACGGAGCGCTGCAGCCGATCGCTGAGTCTGCGAACAGACGGTCTGGGCCACTGGGAACACCGTGATGGCCGGGCCGTCGCCGAGCTCGGCGGGTGTGTCGATATCGATATCTGGCCAACCCCCTTTACCAACACCTTCCCGATACGCCGCGAGCCGATGGCTGTCGGTGAGCGGCGGCAGTTCCGCATGGCTTGGATCTTCGCACCGGAACTGACGGTTCAGCCGCAAGCGCAGGCCTACACGCGACTGGCCGACCGGCTCTACCTCTTCGAGAACCTCGACGGCACTGCCTTCAGCGCGGAACTGCCTGTGGACGAAGACGGGATCGTGCTGGACTACCCCGGCCTGTTCCGACGGGTGAAGGGGGCGTTCGGGTGA
- a CDS encoding radical SAM protein — translation MSPSATPNAPPEPAAEQEFFVQWHLTERCNLRCLHCYQAGRSGGEMTLAELLGVVDEVADAAAAWSAAYGICFTSSFQVTGGEPLLRAELWDVLDHLRAAGFPTHLLSNGTLIDGDAAHRLAGLGVAGVQVSLEGPEAVHDAVRGPESFRGALRGVAHLLSAGVHVDLNVTLSARNADRVDELVAIARAAGVPRIGFSRLVPYGRGAELAGELLPASRVREVYEHLRSLEVPGLAIGTGDPLATQLDLDGTDGAGCTAVGGCAAGVSGITILPDGTLHPCRRLPIPIGNLRTDDLREVWATSPVLAALRDKGRYSGRCGACARWAACRGCRAVAYAVTLARGCGNYLADDPQCFLHSPSPAREGPPRGEPPR, via the coding sequence GTGAGTCCATCCGCCACCCCCAACGCCCCGCCCGAACCTGCCGCCGAGCAGGAGTTCTTCGTCCAGTGGCACCTGACCGAGCGGTGCAACCTGCGCTGCCTCCACTGCTACCAGGCGGGCCGCAGCGGCGGGGAGATGACCCTGGCGGAGCTGCTCGGGGTGGTAGACGAGGTGGCGGACGCAGCGGCGGCGTGGTCTGCGGCCTACGGCATCTGCTTCACCTCAAGCTTCCAGGTCACGGGCGGCGAGCCGCTGCTGCGCGCGGAGCTATGGGACGTCCTGGACCACCTACGCGCCGCCGGGTTCCCGACCCATCTCCTGTCCAACGGAACCCTGATCGACGGGGACGCGGCGCACAGGCTGGCCGGGCTCGGGGTGGCGGGAGTCCAGGTAAGCCTGGAGGGGCCGGAGGCGGTCCACGACGCCGTTCGCGGCCCAGAGAGCTTTCGCGGGGCGCTGCGGGGTGTGGCCCACCTGCTGAGCGCCGGGGTGCACGTGGATCTGAACGTCACGCTCTCGGCGCGAAACGCCGACCGGGTCGACGAGCTGGTCGCCATCGCCCGCGCCGCAGGGGTACCCCGCATCGGCTTTTCGCGGCTGGTGCCCTACGGCCGGGGCGCCGAGCTGGCGGGGGAGCTCCTCCCGGCCAGCCGCGTCCGCGAGGTCTACGAGCACCTGCGCTCGCTGGAGGTCCCGGGGCTCGCGATCGGCACCGGGGACCCCCTGGCCACCCAGCTCGATCTGGACGGCACCGACGGCGCCGGGTGCACCGCGGTGGGCGGCTGCGCGGCCGGGGTGTCCGGGATCACCATCCTGCCCGACGGCACCCTGCACCCGTGCCGGCGCCTGCCGATCCCCATCGGGAACCTCCGCACCGACGACCTGCGGGAGGTCTGGGCGACATCGCCGGTGCTCGCCGCTCTGCGGGACAAGGGGCGCTACTCGGGCCGCTGCGGGGCGTGCGCGCGCTGGGCTGCGTGCCGCGGGTGCCGGGCCGTGGCCTACGCCGTGACCCTGGCCCGGGGGTGCGGCAACTACCTGGCCGACGACCCCCAGTGCTTCCTCCACTCACCGTCACCCGCGAGGGAGGGCCCTCCGCGGGGGGAACCGCCTCGGTAA